The genomic stretch GCCCGAGCTCTTCCAGGCTTTCTGAATCAACATCAACAATAATTACCTGAGGGTCGTACAGCGGAGCCGGGTTGTTTTGAAGGAAAAAGTCAAAGGATTTCAGGCGTAATTCATGGAGGAGGGGAGGGTCGTACTGTGAGAGAAGAATAAAGAAGAGCGTGAGAAGAACCCCTGTAACAGAGAGCGAGCTGATCCTGCATCTTTTTCGGAGGCGAGAAAACATCAGAGGTTCAAAGGGACCATAGTCGCCAGGTCATCGTTCCCGAGGGCATGGCTGATTATTATTCCGTTTTATCATCTGAGGGTTTCAATTCGCTTACCAGACGGTCCAACTCCTTGCGTAACCTCTTCACTTCACGGATCATATCTGGAAGCCGGGTAAATGCCGCCGCTGCCCGACCCCATTTTTTAACGTCAACAGCCGGTACCCCACCGACAACAGCACCTTTTTTCTGATCATTATGCACACCAGACAGAGCAGCCACCATAACTCCGTCATCAAGATTGATATGACCGCCCACTGCAGCCCGTGCCGCCAAAACAACATTCCGGCCTAAGGTCGAGCTGCCAGCCATGCCGGACTGTCCTACCAGGATTGAGTTCTCACCGATAACACAGTTATGGCCCACCATGACCTGATTATCAATACGCACCCCGCTTTGTACATGGGTGGTACCAAAGGCTGCTCGGTCGACGCAGGAATTCGCTCCAATCTGGACATCATCATCGATACGAACCGTGCCCACCTGGGGTTTGGTGACATGGATGCCTGTTTGGGGATCTGTGGCAAAACCGAAACCGTCGCTACCGATCACCGCCCCGTGATGCAGAACAACCCGTTTGCCAAGGGTGCAACCGCAAGCGACCACGGTATTGGCATGGAGCACGCAGTCATCACCGATTTGCACATCGTCACCGATGACTGCCCCAGATTCAATTTTGACGCGATCGCCGATATGGACCCGATCACCGATACCGGCTAAGGCAGCAATAGAGACCTGCTCACTGATTGAACAGTCAGCACCGATAACGGCCCGATCATGAATGCCGGTGGCCTGAAATTCTTCCTCTAATAAATAATTATGAATGCGAGCTGAGGCCAGATCAACATTCTCAACCTGAAGTAAGGGGATCTCAGCTTTTGAAAAATCGGTCGGAACAATACAGGCTGAGGCCTTGCTGACTGTCAATTTATCAGCCAATTTTATCGTATTGATAAAAGAGAGTTGGCCTGGTTCAGCCAGTTCCAGGCTGTTCAGGGTGGTAACAGTCAGTTGATCGTCACCAATGATTTTCCCGTTAACAAGAGCGGCTAATTCGCCAAGGGTTGCTGTTTTCATATTTTTTTTATTAATAAAGGGAATAAGAGGTTATGCGAAGGAGCATAGCGTATTTAACCGGCAGGGTAAAGAAAAACAGACTGACGCAAGGCGTTGAAGCCCTTGAGTTCTTCCTCCCAGGAGCGCTCCAGTTCTATAATATCCGATCCTTCCTCTAGGGCTTTACGCAGTTCCTTGTCACCGAGAATCAGATCCATAGGCAGGAGGTCGTACTCATACTCATAGGGCGGCTGCTTATAGGCGAATTCTTCCGGATAGAGGCGGAACAGGGTCTGGAAAAGGGCCAGGCTCAGGCGGTAGGAACGAAAGGCTTGGGGTTCTGTAACATGGAGATGAAAGCCCGCACAGGGCTGTCCTGCCCATTTACCCGAGGTCGGCTCAAAGACAAGGGGTCTGAGGACACAGCCTGGCAGGTTCAGCCTGGACATGCTTTCCAATACCTGCGTCAGATCAATAAACGGAGCCCCGGTTAACTCAAAAGGGAGGGTGGTGCCCCGTCCTTCAGAGATATTGGTTCCTTCCCAGATCACTTGACCGGGATAAACAAGGGCTGTCAGCGGGCCGGGCATATTGGGCGAGGGGAAGACCCAAGGGAAGTCGGTGTCCGCAAAAAACATCTCTCGCTGCCAACCTTGCATCCTGATGACCTCAAGCTCGGCATGAAGGCCCATTTCTCGGTTGCAGAGCAGGGCCAGCTCGCCCATCGTAAGGCCGTGCCGCATGGGGATTTCATACAGGCCGACAAAGGAACGAAATTCGCGTTTAAGTAGATTACCTTCTACAATATGACCACCCACCGGATTGGGACGATCCAGGACCACCACCTTTTTCCCGGTTTCCGCAGCCCGCTGGAGGCAGTACACTACGGTCCAGATAAAGGTATACACTCTGGTGCCCACATCCTGAAGATCGATAAGCAGGATATCGAAATGCTCAAACATGGTCCCGGTCGGCTTTCTTGTTTCGCCGTACAGGGAAAAAAGCGGTAATCCGCTGGCTGCATCCGTGGCATGATCGGACTCGATCATGTTATCCTGTTTTTCACTGAAAAAACCGTGTTGCGGAGAAAATAGGCAGGTCAGCTGGCCGGGAAAGGCCTGCATGATCAGGTCGCGACTGTGGCGAAAATGGCGGTCTGTGGAGGCCTGATTGCAGAGTAGGGCGAGGCGTTTGCCTGCGAAGGAGGTTGGGGGATTTGCTACGAGGTGTTCTATGCCTATGGTTATCATATTACGCTTTCACGGAATTCATTGCTATAAGTTCTCCTGTCTCATCGGAAACGGTCAGCAATTTGTACAGGCGTACAGTTAGATATTTATATTCATTCGGAAAAGATTTTTGAAGATTATTCAGACGGCTTCCTGATCGAGTTGGAATTTCTTCCACGAGAAAGCTGATCGTTACCTTCCAGATAGCGTCATCCTTTGCAAGTTCTTCAAGACGGCAATCCATAGCCTTTTCATACAACTCTTTAACGTTGGCAATGGCCTTGTCCGCAGCTTCTTTTGCGTTCATGTCATGTTTCAAATTGTCATGGGTTTTTATGGAGCTTTCTTTGAATCACCCAGTCTTTTTGGCGAGGAAAAATATAGCTTCCGTCTTTTTTGAACAGTGCGATATCTTTGTCGTTAATTGCGACAAGCAGGCCTTCGTGGAGAATCTTTCCATTCTTGTCTTGAATGACAGAGCAGGTATCTATTGCGACCGAGTCTATTTTTATTTTTGGGTCGGAAAAACAACCATTTTTTGTAAATTTACCAATTTTTTCTTCGGCAATATTCTGTCCCGCTAAATAAGCCACGCGAGAGGGAGACCACCAGAAGAAAAACATGAATAGCAGGCAATAAAATAACAACGAAAGAAAAGAGAACACCATCCAGATTACTCCGGTAGATTTCGCTAATTCATTATTTCTCCAATTGGCTAAAAATGCTATGCAATTTTCGATAAATTTTATCGCGGAAAACCTATCTCTTCTTTTAGAAAACCAGGAGATTCCAGTCATTATGCATATAGTTAAAAGAATAATAATTCCTGAACACCAATTTATCTGTATAATCAGCTCAATGATGTTGAAAAGAAAATATAACAGAATATGCGTAACAGCATAATAAGCATGGAGGTAAACATATTGGGTTGATATAGGAAAAATATCTGAATTAACACCAAATGTGCTCAAGTAACCTTGATAAAAGCTGATGCCTAGCAGATAAGCGACTACCGGAATAAGGGTGATAATCGCCGGGCCGATTAATTGGATACGAAAATTTTTCTTTCCGCTGTTCCCCTCTTCGTTATTATTCATTTCGCCTCCGCATCCATCTTCCGCAACTCCTCCAAAAATGCAGGCAGAAGCTCAGCCTCAGGCAGCTTTTTAAACACCACCCCTTTTTTAAAGATAATCCCGGTTCCGTGTCCCCCTGCAACACCGATATCCGCCTCTTTGGCCTCACCCGGCCCGTTAACCACGCAACCCATCACCGCAACCTTCAGATTGGATTGCATGGTCTGAAGAACCCGCTCCACTTCTTCAGCCAAGGAAAAAAGATCAATCCGAGTGCGCCCGCAGGTGGGGCAGGAGATCAGCTCCGGTCCACGCTCCCGGATACGCAGGGAGCGGAGTAATTCAAAGCCCACCCGTATCTCTTCCACCGGATCGCGGGTCAGGGAGATGCGGAAGGTGTCGCCGATGCCCTCAAAAAGGAGAATGCCCAAGGCCACGCTGGATTTGACTGTCCCGGCAATCAGGCCACCCGCCTCGGTTACCCCGATATGGAGGGGATAATCGGTACGCCGGGACAACTCTCGATATCCGGCCACCGTAGTCAGGGTATCAGAAGATTTGATGGATATTTTGATCTCATCAAAACCCAATTTTTCAATGGCTGCCACATTATTCAAAGCGCTTTCAATAAGGGCCTGACAGTTTTCCGGGGTCGGATAGCCGTATTTTGCCAGCAGATCTTTTTCAATGGATCCAGAATTAACACCCACCCGAATGGGAGCTTTATGCCTCTTGGCCGCATCCACCACCCGAGCCAGTTTATCCGGTCCGCCGAGATTGCCCGGATTGATGCGAATGGCCTGCGCCCCCTGTTCCAGAGCCGCCACCGCCAAGCGGGAATCAAAATGAATATCCGCAATCAAGGGGATGGTTATCTGTTCCCGGATGCTTCGAATCGCTTGAGCAGCTTCCATATCCGGCACTGCCACCCGAATGATCTCGCAGCCTGCCTCTTCCAACCCCTTGATTTGGCGCACCGTGGCTGCCGCATCGTGGGTGTCGGTGTTGGTCATGGACTGCACCGTGATCGGGGTGTCACCGCCCACCGGCGTGTCGCCAATAAATATCTTCTTGGTCTGTTTTCGTTGAATCATGGGAGGATTGATTATTGGAGTGTGAGAGGAGGGTGTTTTATGTTTTCGGTCTATAGACGGTTCTTTTTTTGCAGATTCACCTCTGCCTCTGAGGCCCGAACATACATGGGAGCAATGGTTGCAGGATCCTGGGTTTCTCCACGGATGAGCTGCTCAGCAGCCAGAAATCCGATGCGTGCTGCACTGGGGCTGCTCAGGGCAGGCGAGATCAGTTGCAGACCTTCCTTGTCTGTAAAGAGATCACAATATTCATTCAGGCCCGGACCGGCAAGAAGTGCGGGGCCGTTAATCCGCTCAAGCAGTCTTTCCGGGCGAATGGCCTCGACCGGGCTGCACTGCTCAGGCAGGCCATGTGGACCGGCCTGATAACAAGCTGCATAGACCTCCTGTTTCCGGGCATCAAGCAGGCACCAGAGCGGGCGATCAATAACCGGGCAGGAGAGGGCTATTGCATCTAAGGTCTGCACGCCGATAAACGGTTTTTGGGTGGCAAAAACAATCCCTTTAGCTGCTGCCATGCCAATCCGCAACCCCGTAAAGGAGCCGGGACCGAGACTGATTGCAATACCATCCAGATCCTCCCAGCTTAGCCCTGCTACCTGCATAACCCAATCGACTGAATCGAGGAGGCGTCGAGAATGGGTGACCTCTGGTTGGGCTGTGGCCTCAGCAAGGAGTTTGCCCTTATTGATGCCGCCTTTGGTCAGGGCTACACTGCCGCAGCCGGTAGCGGTTTCAAGGGATAATATAAGGGGATTATCAAGCACGGTTCAAGCCGCCAGCCATTGCCGAACAAGTCGAGCAATGTCATTGTAAAAGACAAAGATCATCAAGGAACCGAGCAGGGCAATACCGACTTTTTGAGCCCAGATCACGGCCTGATCGCTGAGCGGTTTTCCACGAACCGCCTCAATGCCGAGAAAGACGAGATGCCCACCGTCCAGCACCGGAATAGGGAGAAGGTTGAGTATTCCTAAGTTAATAGAAAGTAAGCCGGTAAAATGGAGCAATTGCATCAGGCCTGCTTCCCATTGCTGGCCAGCAAGTTCCGCAATGCGGATGGGGCCGCCGAGCTCAGATGCGGGAACGACCTGCTGAATAATTTTGACGATTCCCAGCAGGGTCAAGACGATGAGGTTCCAGGTCTGAAGAAAGGCGTACTTGATCGCTTCAACCGGGGAGGTATTTTTGTACTCCAGCTGTTCCGAGCGACTGATTCCCAAAAGATAGCGTTCACCAACCTCTTCGCCAAAGAGATTTTTTACCTTATCCATAGCCGGTGTTGCCGCGATGGTCATTGTTTCCTGCTTTCGCTGAACAACGATTTGGACTTCCTTGCCTCCTGAATCCCTGATCGAATCAGAAACCTGGGTCCATGTGCTGATATCTTGACCATCAATGGACAGGATGAGATCACCATCTTTCAAACCCGCTTTTTCCGCTACCGAGCCTGGGGAAACTTTACCGATAAGGCCTGATTCAATAAAATCCGGCAGACCGACAAAGTTAAACATAAGCCAAAAAAGAAACACGGCAAAAAACAGATTAAAGAGAGGCCCAGCAACAACAATACCGAAACGTTGCCACACGGTTTTATGGGTAAAAGAAACAGCCTGCTCTTCTTCGCTGATCTCTTCATCGGGCTGTTCACCGAACATCTTTACATAACCACCTAGAGGAAAGGCGGAAATGAGGTATTCGGTGTCGCCCCATTTCTTGCCGATCAGCTTATTGCCGAAGCCAAGGGAGAATTTCAGCACCCGGACCCCGAAGAGTTTGGCAAGGAGAAAATGTCCAAGCTCATGAACAAAGATCAGAACGCCGAGGACAAGAATAAATGATAGTAATGAATTCATATTTGATGAGACAATTATTTCGGATTATTGCGGATTATTTTGTAGTGCTGGGGCGGATACCCTGCTGTTTGCAGCCTACCTGGAAATTACTCATTACTTCAATGTGCTCTTCCGTCCCGGAGGTCGGATAGGTTATTCCTCATGAGCTGCTCGGGAAAAAGGATTATGTACAGATTATAGGCAGAAATGCCGATAAAAGTCATTCCAAAATTTCAATACATTTTTCCGGGCAAAAAGCCGCTGCCTGCCGAACAGCGTCGGTAATTTGGGGAGAGACGCTCACTAAGGCCGCCTTTTCAGTAGCTTCATCCATGCGAAAGACATCCGGGCACATCTCCGCGCAGGTCTCGCAGCCGCTGCATAGATAGGTATCAATAATGATTTCTGCCATGTTTCTCTCCGTCCTGCTGCGGTAAGGGGAATATAACGTGTACCATCTCAAAAAGTATTACTTTTTTTGAGAAATGTTTCGAGGTCGGTCTGATTTTTATAATCGTTACTAAATTTCCTGCGTTTTTCGAATATGGCCGTAATTGAGGGTAGCCACAAAGACACTGCCGCCGATAAGGTTCCCCAGCATGGCAAGGCCGATAAAACGTACTCCTTGCAGTAAGGAAAAATGATCAGAAATAAAAAGTGCGGTAAACATTTCAACAGATCCGGCAATGGAATGGTGCAGTCCGCCGAGCCCGATAAGAAAAGTAACAATGTAGATACAGATAATCTGGCTTAAAGCCGGGGTGGTGGCTAGGACCAGCCATCCGCCCAATGCCATCAACCAGCCAGCCAGAACTGCACTGAACAGGAGCGAGAAATTGCCGTATTCAACAAGATGATGGGCGATATGAATATAGCCTCTCTCTGCCTGAATCACCTGGTCTGTAGCAGTAAGGAGAAGCGCACCAACAATGGCACCAAGCATATTCCCCGAAAAAACAATCGCCCAGAGCCGAAGCAGCTGGAGACGATCCGCCTTGCCTTCAAGAACAGGGTAGACTGCTGTTGCCGTATGTTCGGTAAAGAGTTCTGTCCCGCTCATAATACAAATGATGAAGCCCAGCGGATAGACAAGGGCCATTGCAAAGCGGGCTAATAGGGGCTGTTGCAGGTCAATCATCAGGGTGGACATGACAGCTACTGCCATGACCGAAAAACTGAGAATGAGAGCTGCCGCTACAGAAGAAAGGGCTAAGGAAAGAAAAGGGCGCTGAATCTGTTCCAAGCCTTCAGTAATGGCTTTTTCCAGAATATCATCAGGATGGCGGGCCCCTTCATCATTTCGTTTAATAATAACAGAAATAAAATCGTTGTTTTCCTGGTCTCTCTCTGCTGACCGCTCTGTGTGTGCAGCCAGTGTCAATGGAGAGCCAAGTTTGTCCACCAGTTTGTTTTCCTGCTGTTTTTCGGTCAAATTATAGGTACCATGTTTGATGAAGCGTCTTCATCGTCTGTGTGAAATGGAATACAGGTAATTTTTTTGAAGCTGTATCGCAGCTATTCTACCAGCTCGAACACCTTTTGCTGGATATTGGCAATCACAATCGGCAGTTTATTTGGGTTGTCCTCTGCGGCCTTTTGTAATTCAGATCCCCATTGTTCCAACATATCAGTGTCGATTTTTCTGACATCGTTCTTCTTGCTCCATTCGCAACCTATTCGTATCCCGAGGTGATTCAAGGAGCGTTGAATCTCTTCCTTCTTTCTTTCCTGTTGTATTTTTTCAAGAATTCCCGTAGTTATTTCCTTCCAGCCCTGAACATAGAAGGTACCTTCTTGAAAGGTTGTAAACCATTCTTTCTCATCCTCGGAGAGTTCTTCTGGGTCTGGCAAGGGAATAGTGCAATAGTTCCCGTCCGTTTGCGTGTCGATGTGTTCAGCAAGGGCATGAGCCGCCGAAAAAGGCAAAATGCTGAAATAAAGAATAGTAGCAGCCAGGATGGTAATATGTAAATACATACGGTCCTCCACAATATTATTATATCATTGTATCAGCCCGTGTTGACGGGGTACTTGAATATATATTTAAATTCACTGATTAAGGCGACAGGGTTTTACTTCTGCAACCACCTGATTGTTAAAAGAAATTTAACAATATTATTATAACAGAAAATGATTTTCATTACAAGAAGATGCGGGGAGATTCAACAGAATCTTTATAGAGTTCTTCAGTTTCCCCTGTGGTGAGCATGTATAATACTGTAGTTGATCACAAAAAAAATAGCATTGAATAAAGGGTAACGAAACAAAGGAGACAGAGTGATGAGGCTGTCAAGACCAAGGTGTTGGCTTGGGAAATATGGTGCGCCTGAGGCGTTATAAAAGAGTCGCCAATGGTTGGTTTTTCAGCCGGTTTGCCAAAATATGATGATTCGCCGCCAAGCTGTATCCCAAGAGCGCCTGCCATGGCCGCTTCTGGCCAGCCTGAATTAGGGCTACTGTGCTGCTGTCTATCTCTCATAAGTACCCGAAAACTATTTTTCATATCAGAACGGCAGACAGGACGGCAAGTCAAGGCTGCAAGAACAAGGAATAAACCTGAAATCCGGGCAGGAAGAAAATTGACCACATCATCAAGCTGGGCTGCACAGGAACCGAATTGGAGATACCGTTCGTTTTTATATCCGAACATGGAGTCCATGGTATTGACGGCTTTGTAGAGCATGGCCGCTGTTGTTCCCCAGATAACTGGAGATCCGCTCAGGTATTGCCCGAAAGCTGCACCGATTACCGCCCAGAAGAGTGGTGCGACAATGCCGTCCGACATGTTTTCCGCAACGCTCTCCACGCAGGCCCGCACAATGCCTGCTTCGTCCAGCTGTTCTGTATCTCTCCCGACAATCATACGGACCTTTTTTCTTGCTGTCTCTAAATCAATAGTAAGTGCATTGAGAACCTGACCGGAGTGGCGAATCAGATCGCGGGCAGCAACGGTAGTATAGAGGATGAGGATAGCACCCAAAAGAAAAAAAGGTTGCGAAGCAAAGGATAAGAGGAAAAAGAGGCCGAGACAGACTCCGCCGGTGCTGCATAGGACAATCAGGACAGCCAGTCTGCCGCTATTATGTGCGTTCACTGGGAGCTTTCTGGTCCAGGATTCCGCCAGCAGGGCGGTTCGACCGATAATGCGGACCGGATGGGGAAACCAGCGTGGATCTCCTAAGAGGAGATCAAGGAGGCAGGCCAAAAAAAGAACAAGTAAAAAGAACATATGAAGGTTTAGCCGCACTCTTTGTCAAGCCAATTCAGGTACCCGGAAAATCCTGCTGAAATCGGCAATTGAATCACCTCGGGCAGTTCGTAGGCGTGATGGGCGATAATGGCTTTCTCTACCTTGGTATAGAGAGCAGATTTTGTCTTGATCAGGAGGAGTTTTTCAGCATCGTTGGCTATTTCCCCCTGCCAATGGTAATAACTTTGGATCGGCATGACTTGGACGCAGGCAGCTAAGCGTTCGGTGAGTAGAGTATCAATGATCTTTTTGCCGTTATCTTCATCTGCATAGGTTGTAATAATAAGGCAGTATTTTTCTTTCATTACTGTTCTGGAAATGATGGCTACGAGGCGATGAAGTTTTTCTGATTATTTCTGTGAGGAGCATATTTGACAAAAAACGCTCTGTTTTGCAAGGGGAATAGGATAAAAAAGCAAAGTCGGGCTTTCCTTAACGAGGAAAGCCCGACCGGCTACGTTGCTTGCAAAATAAATGATGGGCAGTTAATGCTGGGAATCCATCAGCTGGGTCAGCTGATCTCCCGAATGGACCTGTGCAACCGGCAGCCCCCAAGATACCGGGTTGAATCCTTCGCCTTCCTGTTTCATTTCCAAGCGCAAGCAGTTATTCGGTGCATCAAGTTTGAATAGTGCCCCCTCGGAAACAGCCTGCGCTGCAACAGACCCTGCTCTTATGACTGTAGGGACTGCGAATAAACAGATTTTATCGTTGGGTTCCATCCGCAGCGGCTTCTGTGGAGCAACCTTGAAGGCGCAAAAAGGCGCGTAATTCCCGTTAACAAGCGATGCAAGTCCGGCAGTAATCGTCCCGCTGTCAGTAGCTCTGTTGTTGACAAGAAGGATGGCGTTCTCTGGGCCACCTGATTCCACAGAAAAGCTCCCATCTTCCTGTAGGGTCACCTTTGAGCCGAGTTCCACCACCTCGGATGAAGCTGTCATGCGGATTGCCTTGTCCGATGGCATTGAAGAATCAACATAATACACTTTGTACAGTGGTTGATAGACATTTTTTACCTCGCCAGTCATCCTGATATATGGGACAGAGAACCAAACAGGAATCCCCGCAACCTGCCCGTCACTTTCAGCACCTTTAAATCCCAGGAGTTTGTACCCTCTCTGCTGCATGTACTCAAGTATCCTTTTCTGCTCTTTCTTCCGGAAATCAAAATTAATTGAATATGTTTTTTCCGTTTCCATGACCTGCTCCCTTTCTTCATGAGTAAAAGACTGTATAGTCGCCTTGACAGTGCAGCTCATCTATAGAGATTGAAGAAATTTTGGATGTAAATGGTATCGTGCGCGAAGCTGTGCGTTAACAGATGCCGCTTCTCCGGCTAACCATTGTCTTGCTGAGTCAGAGGGATTTGGGCAACAGGCTGTTCTGCATCTTGTCTGTGCAAAAAAGGGAAAGGGGGAGATGACAGGAATGTGTCCTGTCGCGATGGTTGAACCTGAGCAGAGTGTTGTTTCCGTAGTACGCATAACATACCTCCTGATATGAAGAGAAAGGCAGGTAACCCGGCGGTCTCCTTTATGGGGAGATCCGTGGCTTTCCGACACCGCCTCGCGACGGTTGTGGCTTTGTCAGCTTCCTGGTTCATCCAGAAAGCGAGGGACCTGCTCATTAATAAGCACGCCTTATGTTATAAATTAAAGATACATCTCATTATTGAACGCGTCAATTTTTTTCGCGCATAAATTGTATATTTTTTATACAATTTGCACTGTCAGTGTAGTTGGCGCGATGGATCAAGCGCATGCATCTTGATATGCCATGATTTTTTCATGAAAAATAATATATATTAAATTGTTAAATCTGGAGAGCATGGTCAATAGGTGGAATAGCGAACCAGTGGAACCTCACTGCTAAGCAGAGGGAGACGAAATTTTTTCCGGATTTTACTCGGAAGAACCTTGTTGGATGTATAAAAAATATGCACTCGATGTATGGTTAAATAGTAACGTTTGTACCCCAAGGCCCTAGCAGGTAGACCGGGTTGAAAATACCCGATAGCGCAAGCTCGCTATGTAAAAAATACCTATTAAGTTCATAAGATAAGAAAAGATTTGATTTTACGCTGTAATCAAGAGTAGAAATTTTTTGGTTTTTATTGACGAGAAAATAAAAAGATAGGGGGGATAGGTCTTCTTCAGGAGGGAGGGAGGCTTTTTCCGGCATATTTCTTGCTGGTTTGAATAAAATGTTTGTCAAGGAGGCTGAAAAAAGGGCAGGAATCAGGAATTAAAAAATTGTAAAAGCATACAGAAAAGAACGGACTATGAGCTATTATTATCTGATCAAGTCGATGACAGAGGATGGATTCGGGGAGTTACGCTTTGTTGATAACGGGCAGGAATCACGAATTTCTCGGGTAAAGAAGTCTGATATTGAGGCGATAGAGTGTCTTCTTGATGTTCGCCCTGGTACATTGAGCAATAATGCGTATTTTTTTGAGTCTGATGCGTGCAAATGCCAATGTCAAAAAACAATAACAATGTACGACTTTGTTTTTACCTCATTGGTGGATTCCGCCTATTCGAAATCGCTTGTTCTGCGTACCTTGCTCAGTACAAATTTTGTTGCTCGGAAAGCTCCACAAAAGATTCGCTGTTCTTCCTGCGGAAGAAGCGGTATGTATATGAGTAAATGTAAAATGTCTTATTATGGCTATTACGATACTGCCGCATAATTTTCCTTCCTCTTCTTGCCGGAAGTGTGGGGTAACAAGCTGCACGCTATCCTGTTATTGCTACTCTCATCCCGACACTTCCAAAACAATAATTCGGTGGGTAACGGTCGCGGCAGGCTGATCGAACAAAGCAGGCGTCATTCGCCCAGGATCCACCGCGTACTGAGCGGTATCGGCCTTTCTTCGGTCCTTGCGGATCAACTCTAGATTGTGATTCCCGTGACTCCAAATCGGGTTGCCAATAATCCTGACACCATTCCCAGACATTTCCGTGCATTTCGTATAATCCCCAGTTGTTACATGGGAGATTTTTTACAGCAACGGTTCTTTTGCGATACATTTTTTCATCCTCGGCAGGACGGTAGGGGTATTTTCCGTTATAGTTGACCAGCTCTGGGGAAATATCAGAGCCCAGGGAAAAGGGAGAAGTCGTCCCGGCCCGACAGGCATATTCCCATTCCGCCTCCGAGGGCAGTCGGGCATGAAGACCTGGTATGCGTCGATTAAGGCACTGAATGAAGATTTGGGCATCGTGCCAGCTTATCCGTTCAACCGGATGCCGGTCACCCACGAAGCCGCTCGGAGAAATTCCCATCACGGCGTACCACATTTGTTGAGTAACCGCAGTATCAGCCAGCCAGAACCCTTGAGAAAGGGTAACCTTATGTTGCGTTTCCCGACCCAACCAAGGACGCTGTCCGTTTTCATCCTTGGCTGCGCCCATGAGAAAGGTTCCCGGCCTGATCCAACGGAGGATCTGACGGATGTGTTGCAGGGCAAAACTCA from Candidatus Electrothrix communis encodes the following:
- the lpxD gene encoding UDP-3-O-(3-hydroxymyristoyl)glucosamine N-acyltransferase, which encodes MKTATLGELAALVNGKIIGDDQLTVTTLNSLELAEPGQLSFINTIKLADKLTVSKASACIVPTDFSKAEIPLLQVENVDLASARIHNYLLEEEFQATGIHDRAVIGADCSISEQVSIAALAGIGDRVHIGDRVKIESGAVIGDDVQIGDDCVLHANTVVACGCTLGKRVVLHHGAVIGSDGFGFATDPQTGIHVTKPQVGTVRIDDDVQIGANSCVDRAAFGTTHVQSGVRIDNQVMVGHNCVIGENSILVGQSGMAGSSTLGRNVVLAARAAVGGHINLDDGVMVAALSGVHNDQKKGAVVGGVPAVDVKKWGRAAAAFTRLPDMIREVKRLRKELDRLVSELKPSDDKTE
- the tsaB gene encoding tRNA (adenosine(37)-N6)-threonylcarbamoyltransferase complex dimerization subunit type 1 TsaB → MLDNPLILSLETATGCGSVALTKGGINKGKLLAEATAQPEVTHSRRLLDSVDWVMQVAGLSWEDLDGIAISLGPGSFTGLRIGMAAAKGIVFATQKPFIGVQTLDAIALSCPVIDRPLWCLLDARKQEVYAACYQAGPHGLPEQCSPVEAIRPERLLERINGPALLAGPGLNEYCDLFTDKEGLQLISPALSSPSAARIGFLAAEQLIRGETQDPATIAPMYVRASEAEVNLQKKNRL
- the rseP gene encoding RIP metalloprotease RseP, whose translation is MNSLLSFILVLGVLIFVHELGHFLLAKLFGVRVLKFSLGFGNKLIGKKWGDTEYLISAFPLGGYVKMFGEQPDEEISEEEQAVSFTHKTVWQRFGIVVAGPLFNLFFAVFLFWLMFNFVGLPDFIESGLIGKVSPGSVAEKAGLKDGDLILSIDGQDISTWTQVSDSIRDSGGKEVQIVVQRKQETMTIAATPAMDKVKNLFGEEVGERYLLGISRSEQLEYKNTSPVEAIKYAFLQTWNLIVLTLLGIVKIIQQVVPASELGGPIRIAELAGQQWEAGLMQLLHFTGLLSINLGILNLLPIPVLDGGHLVFLGIEAVRGKPLSDQAVIWAQKVGIALLGSLMIFVFYNDIARLVRQWLAA
- the ispG gene encoding flavodoxin-dependent (E)-4-hydroxy-3-methylbut-2-enyl-diphosphate synthase, giving the protein MIQRKQTKKIFIGDTPVGGDTPITVQSMTNTDTHDAAATVRQIKGLEEAGCEIIRVAVPDMEAAQAIRSIREQITIPLIADIHFDSRLAVAALEQGAQAIRINPGNLGGPDKLARVVDAAKRHKAPIRVGVNSGSIEKDLLAKYGYPTPENCQALIESALNNVAAIEKLGFDEIKISIKSSDTLTTVAGYRELSRRTDYPLHIGVTEAGGLIAGTVKSSVALGILLFEGIGDTFRISLTRDPVEEIRVGFELLRSLRIRERGPELISCPTCGRTRIDLFSLAEEVERVLQTMQSNLKVAVMGCVVNGPGEAKEADIGVAGGHGTGIIFKKGVVFKKLPEAELLPAFLEELRKMDAEAK
- a CDS encoding ferredoxin, with product MAEIIIDTYLCSGCETCAEMCPDVFRMDEATEKAALVSVSPQITDAVRQAAAFCPEKCIEILE
- a CDS encoding formate/nitrite transporter family protein, which codes for MTEKQQENKLVDKLGSPLTLAAHTERSAERDQENNDFISVIIKRNDEGARHPDDILEKAITEGLEQIQRPFLSLALSSVAAALILSFSVMAVAVMSTLMIDLQQPLLARFAMALVYPLGFIICIMSGTELFTEHTATAVYPVLEGKADRLQLLRLWAIVFSGNMLGAIVGALLLTATDQVIQAERGYIHIAHHLVEYGNFSLLFSAVLAGWLMALGGWLVLATTPALSQIICIYIVTFLIGLGGLHHSIAGSVEMFTALFISDHFSLLQGVRFIGLAMLGNLIGGSVFVATLNYGHIRKTQEI
- a CDS encoding DUF1343 domain-containing protein; the protein is MITIGIEHLVANPPTSFAGKRLALLCNQASTDRHFRHSRDLIMQAFPGQLTCLFSPQHGFFSEKQDNMIESDHATDAASGLPLFSLYGETRKPTGTMFEHFDILLIDLQDVGTRVYTFIWTVVYCLQRAAETGKKVVVLDRPNPVGGHIVEGNLLKREFRSFVGLYEIPMRHGLTMGELALLCNREMGLHAELEVIRMQGWQREMFFADTDFPWVFPSPNMPGPLTALVYPGQVIWEGTNISEGRGTTLPFELTGAPFIDLTQVLESMSRLNLPGCVLRPLVFEPTSGKWAGQPCAGFHLHVTEPQAFRSYRLSLALFQTLFRLYPEEFAYKQPPYEYEYDLLPMDLILGDKELRKALEEGSDIIELERSWEEELKGFNALRQSVFLYPAG